The following coding sequences lie in one uncultured Methanobrevibacter sp. genomic window:
- a CDS encoding methanogenesis marker 15 protein, whose protein sequence is MVKIALVSCGTEYSGIQKEIEKAANKFGAEIILPEIDLDYIDESYEKFGFSAQSSSLKLMIARAMAIVEGRCRPDAVFIATCFRCAEAALVRNEVRRFIQNNTRIPVVTYSFTERTKADELFIRMEALATTVTRRNILAREKQEGLTLGLDSGSTTTKAVLMENNKVIGTGWTSTKDIIESAKTAAAEAFGETDYGWDDLDGIGTTGYGRFTMGQEFGAELIQEELSVNAKGAVYLADCQKGEATVLDIGGMDNKVITVNNGIPDNFTMGGICAGASGRFLDMTSRRLDVDITELGPLAVQGDWRKAMLNSYCIVFGIQDLVTTLAAGGSKADVAAAACHSVSEQVYEQQLQEIDIREPLIQVGGTSLISGLVEAVSETLGGINVIVPEYSQHIGAVGAALLVSGMGHRQDNK, encoded by the coding sequence ATGGTTAAAATTGCATTAGTTTCATGCGGAACAGAATACAGTGGAATTCAAAAAGAAATTGAAAAGGCAGCAAACAAGTTTGGTGCTGAAATAATTCTTCCTGAAATTGATTTGGATTATATTGATGAATCTTATGAAAAATTCGGATTTTCCGCTCAAAGTTCAAGTTTAAAATTAATGATTGCAAGAGCAATGGCTATTGTTGAAGGCAGATGCAGGCCTGATGCTGTATTTATTGCAACATGTTTCAGATGTGCTGAAGCGGCCTTGGTGAGAAACGAAGTAAGAAGATTTATACAGAACAATACCCGTATCCCTGTAGTTACCTACTCATTCACTGAAAGGACAAAAGCGGATGAACTCTTTATCCGTATGGAAGCATTGGCCACTACCGTAACACGCAGAAACATTCTTGCTCGTGAAAAGCAAGAAGGACTTACCCTTGGTCTTGACTCCGGTTCAACAACTACAAAAGCAGTATTGATGGAAAACAACAAGGTTATCGGAACCGGTTGGACATCCACAAAGGACATTATTGAATCAGCTAAAACCGCTGCTGCAGAAGCATTCGGCGAAACTGATTACGGATGGGATGACCTTGACGGTATCGGAACCACAGGTTATGGTAGGTTTACAATGGGTCAGGAATTTGGAGCTGAACTTATCCAGGAAGAACTTTCAGTTAATGCAAAAGGTGCAGTATACCTTGCAGATTGTCAGAAAGGTGAAGCTACCGTACTGGATATCGGTGGTATGGACAACAAGGTTATTACCGTAAACAACGGTATTCCTGACAACTTCACTATGGGTGGTATCTGTGCAGGTGCATCCGGAAGATTTTTGGATATGACTTCCCGTAGGTTGGATGTGGACATCACCGAACTCGGTCCATTGGCTGTACAGGGAGACTGGAGAAAAGCAATGTTGAACTCTTACTGTATCGTATTCGGTATTCAGGACCTTGTTACTACACTTGCTGCAGGCGGTTCAAAGGCTGATGTTGCAGCCGCTGCATGTCACTCTGTTTCCGAACAAGTTTACGAACAGCAACTTCAGGAAATTGATATTCGTGAACCTTTAATTCAGGTAGGTGGAACCAGTTTGATTTCAGGTCTTGTTGAAGCAGTAAGTGAAACATTAGGTGGAATCAATGTTATCGTTCCTGAATATTCACAACATATCGGTGCTGTAGGAGCAGCTCTATTGGTTTCTGGAATGGGACACAGACAAGATAATAAATAA
- a CDS encoding methanogenesis marker 17 protein — protein sequence MLVECYDERGAEVYDIIIKQVFQDLVLGASVDDLKAYVNPDDPVFVLAIKMRKTSNVILFEDVANLTYDKPNDITRILIDNENYLPHILKQLWKQFSRDEIYQPNRYQLEIEGDYTELKSIVVDDPHSNLQRRIYDAIFRILPEGFKNIKDLSSGDIVAVVATDELIKDAWIEKCHEYIDELNKGM from the coding sequence ATGTTAGTTGAATGCTATGATGAACGTGGTGCAGAAGTTTATGATATCATCATTAAACAGGTCTTCCAGGATTTGGTTTTGGGAGCATCTGTTGATGATTTAAAGGCTTATGTCAATCCTGATGATCCGGTATTTGTTTTAGCTATCAAAATGAGAAAAACTTCAAATGTTATTTTATTTGAGGATGTCGCTAACTTAACTTATGATAAACCGAATGATATCACTAGAATACTAATCGACAATGAAAACTATCTTCCGCATATTTTAAAACAGCTTTGGAAGCAGTTTTCCAGAGATGAGATTTATCAGCCAAACAGGTATCAGCTGGAAATTGAAGGTGATTACACAGAATTGAAATCTATTGTTGTTGACGACCCTCATTCCAATTTACAAAGACGTATTTACGATGCAATCTTTAGGATATTGCCTGAAGGTTTTAAAAACATTAAAGATTTGTCTTCTGGAGATATTGTTGCAGTTGTAGCTACTGATGAGTTAATTAAGGATGCATGGATTGAAAAATGTCATGAATATATTGATGAATTAAACAAAGGCATGTAG